A genome region from Candidatus Angelobacter sp. includes the following:
- a CDS encoding sigma-70 family RNA polymerase sigma factor: MTDSQQFEAFMKAYQNMVFTTAVRLLGTEAEAEDVSQEVFLKAYERYAELKDSPTVGGWLKTVTRNLCLNHLTRYRARWRFFSEMRSEDDEEGTGPEWAAPDTHEKQVAAGEHRQLLEAVLQKLPPAQRVPLVLYHFEDMSY; this comes from the coding sequence ATGACAGACTCGCAACAGTTCGAGGCGTTCATGAAGGCCTACCAGAACATGGTGTTTACAACGGCGGTCCGGTTGCTCGGAACCGAGGCCGAAGCCGAAGACGTGTCGCAGGAGGTTTTCCTGAAGGCTTACGAGCGGTATGCAGAGTTAAAGGACAGCCCGACGGTTGGAGGCTGGCTCAAGACCGTCACGCGAAATCTGTGCCTGAATCATTTGACCCGGTACCGGGCGCGCTGGCGTTTTTTTTCCGAGATGCGTTCGGAGGACGACGAGGAGGGGACCGGGCCCGAATGGGCAGCGCCGGATACGCACGAGAAGCAGGTGGCCGCCGGCGAGCACCGGCAGTTGCTGGAGGCGGTATTGCAGAAGTTGCCGCCAGCGCAACGGGTTCCCCTCGTCCTGTATCATTTTGAAGACATGAGCTACGA